The following coding sequences are from one Candidatus Nanopelagicus hibericus window:
- a CDS encoding dihydrofolate reductase family protein, translated as MRSVIATANLIVGKDGSTTVAGSSTPLSTDEDRRRFHQLRTNSDLILIGGNTARREPYKRTPIPLYILTHTKVRLAPKNQLAKQFSMTSTQMINEISNNFPPQDSKAGIKLLVEAGPKLLQQMINDSLIDQLYLSINLEKTGDNQISIEELTSTFKLISTEVISACEFRYYQRLAN; from the coding sequence ATGAGATCTGTGATCGCAACTGCCAACCTGATTGTTGGCAAAGATGGCTCAACCACAGTTGCTGGCTCATCAACTCCCCTTTCAACTGATGAGGACAGAAGGCGCTTTCATCAACTGCGCACCAACTCAGATTTGATCCTAATTGGTGGCAATACTGCAAGGCGTGAGCCATATAAGCGAACCCCAATCCCTCTATATATTCTCACTCACACCAAGGTAAGGCTGGCGCCCAAAAACCAGTTAGCTAAACAATTCTCCATGACCTCCACACAGATGATCAATGAAATAAGTAATAACTTTCCGCCCCAAGATAGTAAAGCTGGCATCAAGTTGTTAGTTGAAGCAGGTCCAAAGCTGCTGCAACAGATGATCAATGATTCGTTAATTGATCAGCTTTATTTAAGTATTAATCTTGAAAAAACTGGTGATAATCAGATATCAATTGAGGAACTGACCTCAACTTTTAAATTAATCTCTACTGAAGTGATATCAGCTTGTGAGTTTAGGTATTACCAAAGACTAGCCAACTGA
- a CDS encoding SRPBCC family protein translates to MSETSTSTIAISASADEVRAVLFDIANYPSWSTSFKAANVLVSDGQGRPTQVNLTVDAGALKDKPTLNYDWSAYPDRVDFSLEDADLLTEMSGAYIVKDNGDETEVTFELTVALSMPVPPTMRIKAEKSTIDLALKQLKEKLEN, encoded by the coding sequence ATGTCTGAGACATCCACCTCCACCATCGCAATCTCCGCCTCTGCCGATGAGGTAAGAGCTGTCTTGTTTGATATAGCCAATTACCCCTCATGGTCAACCTCATTTAAAGCGGCAAATGTGTTAGTCAGTGATGGTCAGGGCAGACCAACCCAGGTGAATCTCACTGTAGATGCCGGGGCATTGAAAGATAAACCAACTTTAAATTACGACTGGTCTGCATATCCAGATCGTGTTGATTTTTCGCTAGAGGATGCAGATCTGCTTACTGAAATGAGTGGGGCTTATATTGTTAAAGATAATGGCGATGAAACTGAAGTCACCTTTGAATTAACTGTGGCACTTTCAATGCCAGTGCCGCCAACTATGCGGATAAAAGCTGAGAAATCCACCATTGATCTAGCTTTGAAACAGTTAAAGGAAAAACTGGAAAACTAA
- a CDS encoding glycosyltransferase family 4 protein: protein MPKNCLIIYTSSQKGSESFDAQLLEKYGAVVIRDRAKILLPTPRINSRAVKIMAQYQIKNVWFGAAAPLALMAGKLRKEGASNIVALSHGHEIWWARVPLLKIAFQKIVKSIDYLGYLGEFTKNEILNSSIKIKRQSEKFIQIAPGIDTNHFTPKPNNNELLAKYQLQGRRVIVCVGRLVHRKGQDQLIKALPKILEQFPDAILLLVGEGPTKQMLFNTAKQAGVLAKVIFAGKVSHSALPDYICLGEVFAMPVRSRFAGLEVEGLGIVYLEASACGLPVVVGNSGGAVDAVLDQITGVLIDSSNVDQIAAAISNLLAKPDAAKQMGQAGRGWVIDNWQLNSWSKKFNKILIGD, encoded by the coding sequence TTGCCAAAAAATTGCCTAATTATCTACACCTCATCCCAAAAGGGGAGTGAAAGTTTTGACGCGCAATTATTAGAAAAGTATGGCGCAGTAGTAATTAGAGATCGGGCGAAAATTCTGCTGCCAACCCCCAGAATCAACTCCCGAGCAGTGAAGATCATGGCTCAGTACCAAATCAAAAATGTATGGTTTGGCGCAGCTGCACCGCTTGCTTTAATGGCTGGAAAGCTTCGCAAGGAAGGTGCCAGCAATATTGTGGCGCTAAGCCATGGCCATGAGATTTGGTGGGCAAGAGTGCCATTATTAAAAATTGCATTTCAGAAGATCGTTAAAAGTATTGATTACTTGGGATATCTGGGTGAATTTACTAAAAATGAAATTTTAAATAGTTCAATTAAGATAAAAAGACAATCAGAAAAGTTTATTCAAATCGCTCCAGGTATTGATACAAATCACTTCACTCCTAAGCCAAATAATAATGAGTTACTGGCCAAATATCAGTTGCAGGGCAGGCGGGTAATAGTTTGTGTAGGCAGATTGGTTCATCGAAAAGGACAAGACCAATTAATAAAAGCTCTTCCCAAAATCTTAGAACAATTTCCAGATGCAATTCTTTTATTAGTTGGTGAAGGCCCAACTAAACAAATGTTGTTTAATACTGCTAAGCAGGCGGGAGTGCTGGCAAAGGTAATATTTGCTGGAAAAGTTTCACACTCAGCTCTGCCAGATTACATCTGCTTAGGGGAGGTATTTGCGATGCCAGTTAGATCACGGTTCGCCGGGCTTGAGGTTGAAGGGTTGGGAATTGTGTATCTTGAGGCAAGTGCCTGTGGCCTACCAGTTGTAGTTGGTAACTCTGGCGGAGCAGTTGATGCCGTGCTTGATCAAATAACTGGTGTGTTAATTGACAGCAGCAACGTTGACCAAATTGCAGCTGCTATCTCTAATCTGTTAGCAAAGCCTGATGCGGCAAAGCAAATGGGGCAGGCAGGTCGAGGTTGGGTGATTGATAATTGGCAACTTAATTCTTGGTCAAAGAAATTTAATAAAATACTAATTGGTGATTAA
- a CDS encoding lysophospholipid acyltransferase family protein, giving the protein MAYRLLKSFLIPLLMLLFRPKVTGLRNVPTNGAAIIASNHLSFSDSIFMPVVVPRNVTFLAKSEYFTSPGLAGFIKKLTFIALGQVPIDRSGGKRSEAALLTGLRLLKEGRCIGIYPEGTRSPDGRLYKGRTGIARLAIESGAPIIPVAMFNTAEIQPTGQVVPKVRRVEMVFGEAIYLDGDSTDQVLLRTLTNQLMEKIAQLSKQEYVPHTYASDAKDAIKKSKTDNTEFDEDDA; this is encoded by the coding sequence ATGGCATACCGGCTGTTGAAATCTTTTTTGATTCCACTTTTGATGTTGCTCTTTAGGCCAAAGGTTACCGGTCTTCGAAATGTGCCGACCAACGGTGCGGCAATCATCGCCTCTAACCACCTCTCTTTTAGTGACTCAATCTTTATGCCGGTAGTAGTCCCGCGTAATGTCACCTTTCTGGCTAAGAGTGAGTACTTCACCTCACCAGGCTTAGCTGGCTTTATAAAGAAATTAACCTTTATCGCACTTGGTCAAGTGCCGATTGATCGCTCTGGTGGCAAGCGAAGTGAGGCGGCTTTATTAACTGGTCTGCGATTATTAAAAGAGGGTCGCTGCATTGGAATTTATCCAGAAGGAACAAGATCACCAGATGGTCGGCTTTATAAGGGACGCACCGGTATTGCTCGGTTGGCGATTGAATCTGGGGCGCCAATAATTCCAGTTGCGATGTTTAATACCGCTGAGATTCAACCAACTGGTCAGGTGGTGCCAAAGGTAAGACGAGTTGAGATGGTATTTGGTGAGGCTATTTACCTTGATGGTGATTCAACTGATCAAGTGTTACTTAGAACTTTGACTAATCAACTAATGGAAAAAATCGCCCAGTTATCCAAGCAGGAGTATGTACCTCACACCTACGCATCTGATGCAAAAGATGCGATCAAAAAAAGTAAGACAGATAACACTGAGTTTGATGAGGATGATGCCTAG
- a CDS encoding alpha/beta hydrolase: MNSIPNAAGFTLSGGKIGVLVLHGFTSTPVAIKPWADFFNQQGFTVSAPLLPGHGSNWQELNEMSWQDWYAAVEASFNELKGKCERVFIAGFSMGGTLALRLCQIHGNQIEGLMLLNTPIHDRRWFMKLVPLAKYLIPSIKKGPTDVAAPNPPKHAYGRTPLKAFDSLRQLWRVVERDLYLIDLPIMVAYSTNDHAVDPANSQTIVDNIFSVDIQEVVFENSYHNVSIDFDSQQLNIESKLFIEDVLAGKLKRGSDFNESDIVDAQFDSIISGLSLDQSAPTTYLDELSRIEESERFRPPNPKKIVLDQIQRIAAALFVGSSVYLLLFGFTDFEIFGPWPAILGYLTCVATIIWRTARRDDDFEDGASL, encoded by the coding sequence GTGAATTCAATTCCAAATGCTGCAGGATTCACCCTTTCTGGGGGGAAAATCGGCGTTTTAGTCTTGCATGGATTTACCAGCACACCGGTTGCGATAAAACCCTGGGCAGATTTTTTTAACCAACAAGGCTTTACCGTCAGTGCGCCATTACTTCCAGGCCATGGCAGCAATTGGCAGGAGCTAAATGAAATGAGTTGGCAGGATTGGTATGCCGCAGTTGAAGCTTCATTTAATGAGTTAAAAGGTAAGTGTGAGCGAGTATTTATCGCTGGCTTCTCAATGGGCGGCACCTTAGCACTTAGGTTGTGTCAGATTCATGGCAATCAGATTGAAGGGCTGATGCTGCTTAATACCCCAATTCATGATCGCAGATGGTTTATGAAGTTAGTTCCGTTGGCAAAATATTTAATTCCTTCAATTAAAAAAGGTCCAACAGATGTTGCCGCTCCTAATCCACCAAAACACGCGTATGGTCGCACCCCGCTAAAAGCATTTGATTCCCTGCGCCAACTTTGGCGAGTTGTTGAGCGAGATTTATATCTGATTGATTTACCAATTATGGTCGCCTATTCAACTAATGACCATGCAGTTGATCCAGCTAATTCTCAAACCATAGTTGATAATATTTTTTCAGTTGATATCCAAGAGGTGGTATTTGAAAATTCTTATCACAACGTCTCAATTGATTTTGATTCACAGCAGTTAAATATCGAAAGTAAATTATTTATCGAAGATGTACTAGCTGGAAAATTAAAGCGGGGAAGTGATTTTAATGAGTCAGATATCGTCGATGCTCAATTTGATTCAATCATCTCTGGCCTATCACTTGATCAATCAGCACCGACCACCTATCTAGATGAATTATCCAGAATTGAAGAATCAGAGCGGTTTAGACCACCCAACCCTAAAAAGATTGTCCTAGATCAGATACAGCGAATAGCTGCCGCTTTATTTGTTGGAAGCAGCGTTTATCTTCTTTTATTTGGCTTTACTGATTTTGAAATCTTTGGTCCTTGGCCGGCCATTCTGGGATATCTCACCTGCGTTGCCACAATAATCTGGCGCACAGCAAGGCGTGATGATGATTTTGAAGACGGGGCTAGCCTCTAA
- a CDS encoding response regulator transcription factor, with protein MKIILIDDHALIRAAMISALVGSRFEVVAQASSVNEALAMINTHNPDIALVDINLGSATGIDLIKAAIKSGATCKFVVLTMHDDEQMLEQVKSAGASAFITKGSPIEQVIQLLNAVADGVNKFMKVGEIKVSPIKKDFALSRRESEVLSFLPTGATATAIGGLLFLTEATIKTHLASIYRKLGAANRAQAVSIALENKLITN; from the coding sequence ATGAAAATTATCTTAATTGATGATCATGCCCTAATCAGGGCGGCGATGATTTCAGCTCTTGTGGGCAGTAGATTTGAGGTAGTGGCTCAGGCCTCCTCGGTTAATGAGGCGCTGGCGATGATAAATACTCATAATCCCGATATTGCTTTGGTTGATATAAATCTGGGATCAGCAACTGGCATTGATCTGATTAAAGCAGCAATTAAATCTGGTGCTACTTGTAAATTTGTAGTTCTCACGATGCATGATGATGAGCAGATGCTGGAGCAGGTCAAATCAGCTGGTGCCTCAGCATTTATCACTAAAGGATCACCAATTGAACAGGTGATCCAACTCCTTAATGCTGTGGCAGATGGTGTGAATAAGTTTATGAAAGTAGGAGAGATAAAAGTAAGTCCTATCAAAAAGGATTTTGCATTAAGTAGGCGGGAGAGTGAGGTTTTAAGCTTTCTACCAACTGGGGCTACCGCCACCGCAATTGGTGGTCTCTTATTCTTAACTGAGGCAACAATTAAAACCCACCTGGCAAGTATTTATCGCAAATTGGGAGCAGCAAATCGTGCTCAGGCAGTGAGTATCGCCTTAGAAAATAAGTTAATCACCAATTAG
- a CDS encoding DUF3000 domain-containing protein, whose translation MKKTFDQVTAPILALKPRGEIMLETVPAPQKLAPHSLAMTADVLEDAATGRFVLLHDPAGQEGWGGQWRCVTFARAAIDLEMASDPLLPEVGWAWLTESLKKQGCDFTAPSGTVTRVASQSFGELEDKDENSEIEIRASWSPTNEDNLIDHVNAWLELLAISAGLEPIPQGVTSIAGKK comes from the coding sequence GTGAAAAAAACTTTTGACCAAGTAACCGCACCTATATTGGCGCTAAAACCGCGTGGTGAGATCATGTTAGAAACTGTGCCAGCGCCGCAAAAACTTGCGCCCCATTCTTTAGCAATGACTGCCGACGTTTTAGAGGATGCTGCAACTGGTCGCTTTGTATTACTACATGACCCTGCCGGCCAAGAGGGTTGGGGCGGGCAATGGCGATGTGTCACATTTGCGCGGGCAGCAATTGATCTAGAGATGGCATCTGATCCATTATTGCCAGAGGTTGGTTGGGCTTGGTTAACTGAATCATTAAAAAAGCAAGGGTGTGATTTCACCGCCCCCAGTGGCACCGTTACCAGAGTTGCTAGCCAATCCTTTGGTGAATTAGAGGATAAAGATGAAAACTCTGAGATTGAAATACGCGCATCTTGGTCACCTACTAATGAAGATAATTTAATTGATCATGTAAATGCGTGGCTAGAGTTGTTGGCAATCAGCGCTGGGTTAGAACCAATTCCACAAGGTGTTACCTCAATCGCTGGCAAAAAATAG
- a CDS encoding C40 family peptidase, with product MKFSLRVIFSLVIITGLLAPSPASAAPNLIEIQARVQDLETQATTAAEGAQEAKVQLARLKKTLDSVQQQASQQGASVAELNKSIGAIAAEQYKSGPLSKSLELLFSSDPAQYLSTAGSLEAVTRQKTIDLKKFSVATQRLNATSLTLSDKLALVKAAEARFKKQQDIANAKLAEAEALLKKLTAAERERLAKLNEDEENADQQRSLADAGKYSGLSGRGGVAIKYALEQIGDKYVFGADGMTTWDCSGLTMRAFRTAGVSLPHSSRAQYGYGKAVAKKDLQPGDLVFFGKPISHVAIYLGPDRMLHAPRKGSQVKIANMNMGKKPYIGARRL from the coding sequence ATGAAATTTTCCCTTCGGGTGATTTTCAGCCTTGTGATCATAACTGGGCTTCTTGCACCCTCACCAGCAAGTGCTGCGCCAAACCTAATTGAGATACAAGCTCGGGTGCAAGATTTGGAGACACAGGCAACAACAGCAGCTGAAGGTGCGCAAGAGGCGAAGGTGCAATTGGCAAGGCTTAAAAAAACCTTGGACTCAGTTCAACAACAAGCGAGCCAACAAGGAGCATCAGTAGCAGAGTTAAATAAGAGTATCGGCGCAATTGCGGCTGAGCAATACAAGTCTGGACCCCTAAGTAAATCTTTAGAACTATTGTTTTCATCAGATCCAGCTCAATATTTATCAACTGCTGGCTCACTTGAAGCAGTGACTAGGCAAAAAACCATTGACTTAAAGAAGTTTTCAGTTGCCACTCAACGTTTAAATGCCACCTCATTAACCTTGTCCGATAAGTTGGCATTGGTAAAGGCGGCAGAGGCTAGGTTTAAAAAGCAACAAGATATAGCAAACGCTAAGTTAGCAGAGGCAGAGGCGCTGCTAAAAAAATTAACGGCAGCAGAGCGAGAGCGGTTAGCAAAGTTAAATGAGGATGAAGAAAATGCTGACCAGCAAAGATCCTTGGCTGATGCGGGTAAGTACTCCGGTCTATCTGGGCGTGGGGGAGTTGCAATTAAGTATGCACTGGAACAAATTGGTGATAAGTATGTCTTTGGCGCAGATGGGATGACCACTTGGGATTGTTCAGGCTTGACCATGCGTGCTTTTCGCACAGCAGGTGTTTCACTCCCACACTCCTCAAGGGCGCAGTACGGATACGGTAAAGCGGTAGCAAAGAAGGATTTGCAGCCGGGTGATCTAGTATTTTTTGGAAAACCAATCTCACATGTTGCAATTTACCTAGGACCAGATCGAATGTTGCATGCACCAAGAAAAGGCAGCCAAGTAAAGATTGCCAATATGAATATGGGTAAAAAACCTTATATCGGAGCCCGACGTTTATAA
- a CDS encoding ROK family protein has translation MSIKIASSALTIGIDIGGTKVLGGVVDGSGKIIDSARRVTPAAGGKELIATIVELIKELSVKHEIAGIGICVAALISADQGTIVGAPNIANLSELNFVAEIKKVFDLPVIAENDANAAMWAEYKFGNAKGFNPVMFFIIGTGMGGGLVIDGKLFRGANGIGAEFGHMIVQPKGILCGCGAYGCIEQYASGSALMRYAKDAIASDPVAGKALLDAAGVINNLTGEILTQAAKNGDQLAISAFNKQADWLGSACASYTLLLDPQAIVVGGGVVQAGELFLAPVRAAMEKYMPFAGTHLLPKVIAAKFGNDAGVIGAADLVRG, from the coding sequence TTGAGCATAAAGATAGCATCATCAGCGCTAACAATTGGGATTGATATCGGTGGCACCAAAGTATTAGGTGGTGTTGTTGATGGCAGTGGCAAAATTATTGATTCTGCGCGTAGAGTAACTCCAGCTGCTGGTGGAAAAGAACTTATTGCCACCATTGTTGAATTAATCAAAGAGTTAAGCGTCAAACATGAAATTGCTGGAATTGGTATTTGCGTAGCTGCATTAATCTCTGCAGATCAAGGAACAATTGTTGGAGCGCCAAATATTGCCAATTTAAGTGAATTAAACTTTGTAGCTGAGATCAAAAAAGTATTTGATCTACCGGTGATTGCTGAAAATGATGCCAACGCAGCGATGTGGGCTGAGTATAAGTTTGGTAATGCTAAAGGTTTTAATCCAGTTATGTTTTTCATTATCGGCACTGGCATGGGTGGCGGTCTGGTGATTGATGGCAAATTATTTAGGGGAGCAAATGGAATTGGCGCAGAGTTTGGCCACATGATTGTGCAGCCAAAAGGTATTTTGTGTGGTTGTGGCGCATACGGTTGTATTGAGCAGTACGCCTCAGGTAGCGCTTTAATGAGATATGCAAAAGATGCGATTGCATCTGATCCAGTTGCTGGCAAAGCCTTGCTAGATGCAGCTGGTGTGATTAATAATTTAACCGGTGAGATTCTGACTCAAGCTGCAAAAAATGGCGACCAGTTGGCAATTTCAGCCTTTAATAAACAAGCAGATTGGTTGGGAAGTGCCTGCGCTTCCTACACATTACTGCTTGATCCGCAAGCAATTGTGGTTGGCGGAGGGGTAGTGCAGGCTGGTGAATTATTTTTAGCACCAGTGCGAGCTGCAATGGAAAAATACATGCCATTTGCCGGAACTCATTTGTTACCAAAAGTAATTGCCGCCAAGTTTGGTAATGATGCTGGTGTAATTGGCGCAGCTGATTTAGTTAGAGGCTAG
- a CDS encoding sensor histidine kinase: MLAKLMNSSPKSERTRLARELHDGLAQELSAFGYQLDQVIGDHKLDNKNRGLLRQLRFSLSGIINQVRDEIYELRNENLKAFSQQLDDQMASLLSASEINYQISGDIEVDSAIKFELLRAIRELVLNARYHSNCDNITISLAEKVITISDDGVGGFEKKEHSFGITGVIERLGLIHAELKIESNQGGTTIQIKF; encoded by the coding sequence TTGCTCGCGAAATTGATGAACTCTTCGCCTAAATCAGAACGTACTCGACTTGCTCGAGAGCTCCACGATGGGTTGGCTCAAGAACTAAGCGCCTTTGGCTATCAACTCGATCAAGTAATTGGTGATCACAAGTTAGACAACAAAAACCGAGGGTTATTAAGGCAGTTAAGGTTTTCACTAAGTGGGATTATTAACCAAGTAAGAGATGAAATTTATGAACTACGAAATGAAAACTTAAAGGCATTTTCCCAACAGCTAGATGATCAGATGGCATCTTTATTATCTGCAAGTGAAATCAATTATCAGATATCTGGCGATATTGAAGTTGATTCTGCCATCAAATTTGAATTATTACGCGCTATTCGTGAATTGGTTTTAAATGCTAGATACCACTCAAACTGTGACAATATAACTATAAGCCTTGCTGAAAAAGTGATAACCATTTCAGATGATGGTGTTGGTGGATTTGAAAAGAAGGAGCACTCATTTGGAATTACTGGTGTTATTGAACGGCTTGGTTTAATTCATGCTGAATTAAAAATAGAGTCCAATCAAGGTGGAACCACGATTCAAATTAAGTTCTAA
- a CDS encoding DMT family transporter, producing the protein MAALLALLSSVLWGAADFFGGNLAKRYQALAVTAVSQAFGLLIGISIILISSSWTKPSLSWDNYFLSGVFAGSLGFIGLVAFYTGLATGRMGVVSPIAALSVLIPLTIAFINGEKPNSTQLTGMSIALLGAFCASGPEIKGGISIKPLIYAVIAAFGFGGAVAFIAQGSASSAIMTMTTMRFTTFIIALFLFAKYRTFGGFTRKDLPLLIAIGGADFIANLLLGVATTKGLVSLAVVLGSLFPIVTALLAFKILHERLHKVQYIGIGLAIAGIALISVG; encoded by the coding sequence ATGGCTGCATTATTAGCATTGCTTAGTTCAGTTCTTTGGGGAGCGGCAGATTTCTTTGGTGGCAATTTAGCCAAGCGATATCAAGCACTAGCTGTTACTGCCGTCTCACAAGCTTTTGGTTTATTAATTGGTATTTCAATAATTCTTATCAGCTCCTCTTGGACCAAACCCTCATTAAGTTGGGATAATTACTTCTTGTCCGGAGTTTTTGCCGGATCACTTGGCTTTATTGGGTTAGTCGCTTTTTATACTGGACTTGCAACTGGACGAATGGGAGTCGTCTCACCAATCGCAGCACTTAGTGTTTTAATCCCGCTAACAATTGCTTTTATTAACGGTGAAAAACCAAACTCAACCCAGTTAACTGGCATGAGTATTGCCTTACTCGGTGCATTCTGTGCAAGTGGTCCTGAGATAAAAGGTGGCATAAGTATTAAGCCGCTGATCTATGCAGTCATTGCAGCATTTGGCTTTGGTGGAGCGGTGGCTTTTATTGCTCAGGGCTCCGCCTCAAGTGCGATTATGACAATGACCACCATGCGCTTTACTACATTTATCATTGCTTTATTTTTATTTGCAAAATATCGAACATTTGGTGGCTTCACCCGGAAAGATTTGCCGCTTTTAATTGCAATTGGAGGTGCTGATTTCATTGCCAATTTATTGCTGGGTGTTGCAACTACAAAAGGCTTGGTATCTCTTGCTGTCGTGCTTGGTTCATTATTTCCAATTGTTACCGCACTTCTTGCTTTTAAGATTTTGCATGAGCGATTACATAAAGTTCAATATATTGGTATTGGACTTGCTATCGCTGGTATTGCCTTAATCTCAGTTGGCTAG
- a CDS encoding AMP-dependent synthetase/ligase, which translates to MNQISIPALVPAAVDGNLTNLISERAWFEPERVLVSRPMGDGWQAVTAKEYEEEIKSVAKGLIAAGISFGDRVAIMAKTRYEWTVLDFAIWYAGAVSVPIYETSSAEQVEWILTDSSAVAIIVETPALVELVTPVMPSSCKKIWNITYNALATLSHEGKDVSEEEITKRRAGLKPETLATLIYTSGTTGKPKGVQLTHGNFLSECGNVVNGASDLFLKPGGSTLLFLPVAHVFGRMVQIGSITAGLHLAHCSDLTKLPKDLASFKPTFVLAVPRIFEKIYNGAEAKAEAGGKGKIFRKAAEVAIAYSRATDTNKIAPLLKLQHGLFDKLVYSKIRHGLGGRVEAAISGGAPLGERLGHFYRGAGVRVLEGYGLTETTAGATLNLTSAHKVGTVGKPIPGTTIKIAEDGEVLIKGPIVMQGYWQNDAANKETFTADGYFKSGDIGMIDEQGYLSITGRKKELIVTAGGKNVAPAVLEDRLRSHPLISQCMVVGDNKPFIAALITIDPDAFKPWAVANKKEGKSIADLAKDPTLQSVIQTAVDETNKAVSRAESIRKFIILPVDFTIPGGQLTAKLSVKRHVVSQQFAREIDELFA; encoded by the coding sequence ATGAACCAAATAAGTATTCCAGCCCTGGTCCCAGCCGCAGTTGATGGCAATCTAACTAATTTGATCTCCGAACGCGCTTGGTTTGAACCAGAGCGCGTACTTGTCTCTCGCCCAATGGGCGATGGTTGGCAAGCGGTTACCGCTAAAGAGTATGAAGAGGAGATTAAATCAGTTGCTAAGGGTTTAATCGCGGCCGGTATTTCATTTGGTGATCGGGTTGCGATCATGGCAAAGACTCGTTATGAGTGGACTGTTTTAGATTTTGCAATTTGGTATGCAGGTGCGGTTTCAGTGCCAATTTATGAGACCTCAAGTGCCGAACAAGTGGAGTGGATTTTAACTGACTCAAGCGCGGTGGCAATAATTGTTGAAACACCAGCTCTTGTTGAACTGGTGACGCCAGTAATGCCATCTAGTTGTAAGAAGATTTGGAACATTACCTACAACGCACTTGCTACTTTATCTCATGAAGGAAAAGATGTAAGTGAAGAGGAGATAACCAAACGCAGGGCTGGATTGAAGCCTGAAACTTTGGCAACTTTAATTTACACATCCGGCACTACTGGTAAGCCAAAGGGTGTGCAATTAACTCATGGAAATTTCCTATCTGAGTGTGGAAATGTTGTAAACGGTGCCAGTGATCTGTTCTTAAAACCTGGTGGATCAACACTATTGTTTTTGCCAGTTGCACACGTATTTGGCCGAATGGTTCAAATTGGTTCAATTACCGCAGGATTACACCTTGCCCATTGCAGTGATCTGACTAAATTACCAAAAGATCTTGCATCATTTAAACCAACTTTTGTACTAGCTGTACCTCGAATCTTTGAGAAAATTTACAACGGCGCAGAGGCAAAAGCTGAAGCGGGCGGCAAGGGAAAGATTTTCCGTAAGGCTGCAGAGGTAGCAATTGCCTATAGTCGAGCAACCGACACAAATAAAATCGCTCCGCTACTTAAATTACAACATGGCTTATTTGATAAATTGGTTTACTCCAAGATTCGCCATGGCCTGGGCGGCCGAGTTGAGGCTGCAATTTCAGGCGGTGCTCCGCTGGGTGAGCGGCTTGGCCACTTCTATCGCGGTGCTGGCGTTCGAGTACTTGAAGGCTATGGATTAACCGAAACCACAGCTGGCGCCACACTTAATTTAACATCTGCTCACAAAGTTGGCACCGTTGGCAAACCTATTCCAGGAACCACAATAAAGATTGCTGAAGATGGTGAAGTATTAATCAAAGGACCAATTGTGATGCAAGGTTATTGGCAAAATGATGCCGCAAACAAAGAGACCTTTACAGCAGATGGCTACTTTAAATCCGGTGATATCGGCATGATTGATGAACAAGGTTACTTATCAATCACTGGACGCAAGAAAGAGTTGATTGTTACCGCGGGTGGAAAAAATGTTGCACCAGCTGTTCTAGAAGATCGCCTTCGTTCCCATCCGTTGATCAGCCAGTGCATGGTGGTTGGCGACAACAAACCATTTATTGCCGCTTTAATTACTATTGATCCAGATGCATTTAAACCCTGGGCAGTTGCGAACAAAAAAGAAGGTAAATCCATTGCTGATTTAGCAAAGGATCCAACCTTACAATCTGTTATTCAAACTGCAGTTGATGAAACCAATAAAGCGGTCAGCCGCGCGGAATCGATTCGAAAGTTCATAATCTTGCCAGTTGATTTCACAATACCTGGTGGACAATTAACCGCCAAGTTATCAGTGAAGCGGCATGTAGTTTCGCAGCAATTTGCTCGCGAAATTGATGAACTCTTCGCCTAA